The Flavobacteriales bacterium genome segment TCTTCTGAGAGCTGGGGGTTTACTTCAAAGTTTTTCAAAACACGTACATTCAACTGAGACCCCATCAGATTCCCAATAGTCAAGAATGAGCATTTTGCCAGTAACCGATTTAATGGGTATGCCTGTTAAATATGGTGCGGTTGTCTCATCACCAAATCCAAGAGGGTTTTCTGCATTAGGGGTAATAATCAGTTTGCCGTCTTCCACGTGATAAGTACAGGTACAATACTTCATCGGGTCGGATGGAGGATTCTCACAAGTATCTTTACAAAAGGTCCATGAAAGATCCTGAGCCATTGAGTGATTTTCTCTAAACCTAATTGTCCCGTAAAACCAAAAGGCATCATTATCGTCATCATTATTGTACATGGGGCACTTTTTTTTCCTCCACGTACCCACCAAAGCTTTCTCCATTTCGCTATCCGACTTTTTGCAAGCCGAGAAAGCAAGCATTAGTATAAAAAGCGCTGCTATAGAAAGGCGTGGTTTCATGCTTGGTAGTATCTAAAGGTAATGCATAGGTAAATATCCACTTGCGTTTATGTGTTCTGGCTTGCACCCCCTGCTCGCGCAAGTCTTCCGTAGGATGACTTGTGCGGAATTTGGTGCGATCAGTCTCCTGACTGATCTCCGAAGCATTCATCATTTTAGTACCATCCATAGTTCCCATTCATTTCAATATCCGATGCTTTCGACTTCCGAGCAGCTAAGTGCTACTTCCTAGCGGTTAAGTCCTCACTCAGATGCCCGAAGTGCATACTTAGGCGCCAAGACCGCTTATTCAGACGCCAAGAGTGGATACTCAGACGTCAAGAGTGAATACTTAGACGTCAGGAGTGGATACTTAGACGTCAAGAGTGCTAATTCAGACGCCAAGAGTGGAGATTCAGACGTCAAGAGTGCAGATTCAGGCGCCAAGAGTGCAGTTTCAGACGCCAAGAGTGGAGATTCAGATGCCAAGAATGCAGATAGACAAACTCATGGAGAACTTCATCACCTCCGACCCCGAATTCTACGCCACCTATCACAACGCCCGTAAGATCGTCAATGCAGGCCATGGCTCCGGTGGCGGCACCATCGAATTCACTGGCGAAATACCTGCCAGCAGCACCGTCAATATAAAGGATGGAGTAGCCCCCAAAGTAAAGATCTCCATCAAGAACATCGGTACCGTTCCCTTCTTCGTCTGTTCAACCGATTCGGCAGCCGAAACCTGCACCATCGGCCAGGTCCTCAACCCGGGCGAAGAAGTGAACTTCATAGGCGGCAGCAGTGGAGCGCCACTGCTCAAACCCTTCCTCAATGCAACTAACAACGACCCGCTCACCGTTGCCAACTACAAGGTCGCCATCTCATAATACAGACCATCTCGTAAAAACGAAAAAGGCGCGGTGAACATTCACCGCGCCTTTTTTCAATCGTCTTATTCGGGTTATTTGATCTCCACTCCCGTAGCCTCAAAAGTGAGGGCCAGTTCGGGCTGAGTGATGGCATCAATTTCTTCTTGCGTGGCTTTGGCATCTTCGGCCAAATGCTTCAGGTAATCCACATCCAAGGTATCGTACATGGCAATGCCTTTCATGGTCATGGTTCTGCCAGCGGCATCCAAGGGAACAAAGAATTCGTAGTCTTTGAAGGTAACGCGCATGGTTTCGCCATTGCCCATATCCACTTTCATCCAGCAGCCTTTTTTCTGGCAGCATTCCTGAATGGTTCCTTGCACAATGAATTCGTTTTTCGAAGAATCGCTCATCAGCTTGGCTACTTCCATTGCGGGAATAGCATCGGTGTATTCAAATGGCTCGCCATACCAGGCTGTGCTGTCGCTAGCCACATCGCTTGCCTCTGTTGTTTCTTTGGTAAAGCTTCCGCACGAAGCCAATAGGAAAATGGAGAAAATCGGAATAAGGTATTTCATAGGTATCTGTTTATGGGGCAAAAGTAAAGATCTGCCAAACATGCCGCGGTAACATACGCCACACAACTTTGCTATCTTGCCCGAACATTCAAGAACATGACCGATTCTAAACAACCATCTCTGCTACAATCATTCATTCCGCTGGTTTTTCTGGTGGCATTGCTCGGAACCAATGTGGCCTTTTATGGAGATAATTCGTTGGGAGGAGCCAATCAGATGGCTTTGTTGCTTTCGGCCGGGGTTGCAACCTTCGTGGCCTTAAGCAACAAACACAAATGGGATGACCTGTTTGATGGCGTGGTCGGTAGTATCAGCAGCGCGTTGCCGGCACTCATCATCCTTCTGATGATCGGTGCCTTGGCCGGAACATGGCTTATAAGTGGCGTGGTGCCTGGCATGATCTATTACGGATTGGAGGTATTGAATCCCAAGATATTCTTGTTTGCAACATGCATTGTCTGTTCCATTGTTTCGCTTGCCACAGGAAGTTCGTGGACCACAGTAGCTACTGTTGGAGTGGCATTGATGGGAATAGGCCGTATTCTCGGTTTCAGCGATGGGATGATTGCTGGAGCCATTATTTCGGGTGCTTATTTCGGAGATAAGATGTCGCCTCTTTCAGATACCACCAACTTGGCACCTGCTATGGCCGGAACGGATCTGATCACACACATCCGACACATGATGTGGACAACAGTTCCGTCCATTACCATTACAGCACTCATCTTTTTGGTCTTGGGATTCACTTCTGGCACAGGGGCCAATTTGGATGGGGTAGAGGCACTTCAATCTGCCATTGCGGCTAAATTCAACATCAGCCTGTGGTTGTTTCTGGTGCCCGTTGCGGTCATTGTGCTTATTGTGAAAAAGGTTCCAGCTGTGCCTGCGTTGCTTGCGGGTGCCATCTTAGGCGGATTGTTTGCCATTGGTTTTCAACCGCAGATCATTCAGGAGCTTGCTGCCGAAGGAAGCAGTTTCGGCAAGGCGGCTTATATGGCCGTTATTGATGCGATGACCACCGATGTGGCCATCACATCTGGAAATGCTGTGGCAGATGAACTCCTTACTTCTGGCGGAATGAACGGCATGCTCGGGACCATTTGGCTCATTATATGCGCCATGACCTTTGGCGGTGTGATGGAAGCCAGTGGCATGCTGGAGCGCATTGCAGCATCCATCTTGCACTTGGCTCAAACCACGGGTTCATTGATTGCCGCTA includes the following:
- a CDS encoding DUF4920 domain-containing protein encodes the protein MKYLIPIFSIFLLASCGSFTKETTEASDVASDSTAWYGEPFEYTDAIPAMEVAKLMSDSSKNEFIVQGTIQECCQKKGCWMKVDMGNGETMRVTFKDYEFFVPLDAAGRTMTMKGIAMYDTLDVDYLKHLAEDAKATQEEIDAITQPELALTFEATGVEIK
- the nhaC gene encoding Na+/H+ antiporter NhaC is translated as MTDSKQPSLLQSFIPLVFLVALLGTNVAFYGDNSLGGANQMALLLSAGVATFVALSNKHKWDDLFDGVVGSISSALPALIILLMIGALAGTWLISGVVPGMIYYGLEVLNPKIFLFATCIVCSIVSLATGSSWTTVATVGVALMGIGRILGFSDGMIAGAIISGAYFGDKMSPLSDTTNLAPAMAGTDLITHIRHMMWTTVPSITITALIFLVLGFTSGTGANLDGVEALQSAIAAKFNISLWLFLVPVAVIVLIVKKVPAVPALLAGAILGGLFAIGFQPQIIQELAAEGSSFGKAAYMAVIDAMTTDVAITSGNAVADELLTSGGMNGMLGTIWLIICAMTFGGVMEASGMLERIAASILHLAQTTGSLIAATAGTCVVFNVTASDQYLAIVVPGRMFAKEYEKRGLAPENLSRTLEDSGTVTSALVPWNTCGAYHSGVLGVATGTYLPFAFFNIISPLMTVLFGYMGWKVNELRKSAKD